A region of the Monomorium pharaonis isolate MP-MQ-018 unplaced genomic scaffold, ASM1337386v2 scaffold_245, whole genome shotgun sequence genome:
GTcagtctttattttaaagtaatgtatttatcaagcttataaaaatgatgattTAATAAACGTTATGTGAAACCATTATAGCTACGTCAgtggtataagaaaaaataattttattataataattagcaaataaaatattcagtatatatattcagtacatacaaataacatattcagtaatgtaatgtatctaatgttcataaaatacataaatctgGAAGAAAAGCTactttttaaagcaaaaaattatttttgaaaatttgcatAACCAGGTTCTTCTTgggtttaataataaaattatttatatttattaaacgagTAAATAGTTttggataaaaatttgtagattataaacgttagaatattttttaaatttacattaagttTAGAAgctttaaaacataatataattacagaaaattataaatattttaatatcaagtgGGTCTCTCAGATGCCACCGCGGtagattaaaacattttaggtCTCACTTCttacattattgtaaaatatacgtataagagactaatgaacaaaaaatataaaaagaaaactttattttataaataaatacaataatcatgtgtaataatgttacataataattacaatattgtatattttatgtataatatacattatttatacatatttcataatgtaattaacatttaatattacatattgtacagttaaacatattttaaacagttttGGGAAACATATCATTgtatttcaaaagtatttggtaatttgcataaaaattcaagattattaatgtttacagaaattatttttgaaagtaCATCTGTAATaggaacaattttataattttgaaaatcttcggttctaattttttttatgtgcgtTACAATAAAAGGATCTTCtgaaaatgtaacaatttttgaaagtgCAAGATAgcatttgttttctttttctataatatctattatccGACCAAAATGTCCtgattttaattgtatcatTGTATCATTAGTACGttttacttttgtatattttatactatggAAAACTTTACcgttataaatacattttttaaatacacggCAATATTGTCCATCAATTTTCTTGGAGTAGCTTGCTCCCGTAAAAACAACATCTTCAccacaataaaaataagttgacaaatttttatgccTAAATATATcagtacaataatttttaataatatttgacgaGTAATTAACATTTCCTGTTTTGAAATGTAATTGTTGTAAGTGTTTCCTCGCTATTTGCTGATCCATCTTGTTAGGACCATTTATCAATtgctttaattgaaaaatatttccttcAAACGGAAAAGTCGAATTGTTCCAAAGAGGACCAGTTTGCCTAACTGATTGTACaacatgcaataaaatatgaacattAAATGTCATACTTTCAACTCCGTAATAAACCTGATAATAACCAACAAACTTTAGGGCGTCATATTCGCATTGTACTAATTCTTCTTCGGTGattgttgtttttaataaagtgtACAAAATTCTGACGAGTAATGAATAATGTTTAAGAGCTGTATCATGAAGGATATCTTCCAAACATGGTAGACTGTAGACTAATATCCATGTTTTCACTTCAGCAccttttaacttttcttttcgTGATCGTGGAAGTCGATGTATATCCTGGGTAGGTGTAATAGATAACAGACGTTTTTCAATAGCTTTGACATCCGCATTACGtaatttaaacattgattGTGATTTTGGGCATGTCCACTTATTGTATAACTGCTGCTCAATACCAAAAAGGATAGTATGTAAATAGTCAAAAGAAAAGGACCACACGATATCTATACATGGAATTTGAATTAAAGCAGTATTTCCTTTTACTCCTCTCTCTTGACGTTTATTTGATAAAGTAACAGTTTTTATATCCTTTAAATGACTTTCATGAGATCTTAATTCGGGATCGATATCTCGTAAAGGATATCTAATACCTGAAACTTCTTTAACATAACATCCTGGATGGTAACACCAGCTACAACCATAATACCCATTAAATTGCATTctattttgcaagattggtCGACATACAGAGTCTACACAGTAAGCTAatggacaaaattttacaataatcgattcattttttaaattagttactTCGATACCATTttcatacaataattttgcttCATCGATAaaggtagaaaaaaataattgagctATGTCACTTGTAGGTTCTTTTGTACAAGTTAGTATTCCACATAGtagaatttgtttaaatctaCTGATAGGTGATACAAAATTTGGTTGTACTGAAAGTGGATAAAAGCCTCGTTTTCCACTGTTTGTCAGTGGTGCACCATCGGtacttatattataagttaAGTAACAGGTATTtctattgttaattttgttgtataatttACTGTCATTAACATCTCTCATAATCTTTGTGCTATCAACGTTACACTGATTTACTGTCActgagttaataaaattaaaaatttcttgtttaatgtAGGGAgattcaaataacatttttaactgatatgttaaattaatagacgTAAAATAGTTTGTagattttaacgttattttattatttgtatcacATTTtgaacatgtttttatataattcttaaaatttaattttgatattgaatataaaatttctttgttgcaagaattacaataataatgataatttattttatcgtctGGTGGGTCAAATCTTTGTTGTAATCtatactttgaaatatttatatctttgaaCTCGGGTcctgcaattaattttattaactcaaTCAGTTTTTGTCTTCCTAAATCTGACAGTCTAAATCGAATTGAGAATCCCATTATCAAAGTCATTATGTCACGAATAGTTAAATTAGTTTTCTCAAACATTATAGTATTATCATCAAATGACCCATTAGTCTCGTCGTCACTGATATTCGCATCATAATCATCACTATCAAATTCATTGTTATCAGAATCATAGCCATTTGAACTACTCTCACTCATATGTTTGTCATCATCTTCACTATTGTCTTCTACACTGCTGGCAtcttcattttctttgtcCTCGTCTTCAttgtttatatgaataatttcattatactCAAATGTATCTATAACGCAATAAATGCCTTGattatacattattgattCTGACAATAATCGAAATGAGTACCTTACTAGTAGAAAATAGGCGTCCATAGAAACTATTGGAATGTCTTTGTGGAAGACTACATTATTAGATAATACTATATAGACTAGGGTAGAACTTAATTGGTTAAACtagctatatataatattagatcTACGTGGATGCCtcgataatgaaaataaagtttctatAGGTtagaagattttttaaataaagtagatataataaacttttcattttacaaatctttgaaaaatctAAGTTACAGGATTTCTACTTCAAACTGTgcgaaatataaattctttattttaaaaactgtaaatcaGGGCCACAGCGTGTACATACCTTCAATATTTAAGTCAGGTTTATATTCTGGAGAGCGAATCGCTGTGGAATTATTACTACTAGcttcattattattcattcTCATGTCACAATTATTCTCACTTCTAATACAACAATCACGGTTCTGCTCATTATTCAAGTTAGAAAAATTACtgctttctaaaaaaattagtaataaaaattacttattttatacattactcTCCAtattaaactgttttttttacaataatgtcgacggttcaatattttaatgttacattattttgacatatatattagaatattttttacctgGCACAAAAGCTAATTGATGTTCATAACTCGTAAAAGAATCCCACTTTGATCTAGTAACCCAAGATAAATTATCTCTGAAGTGAGTCTCATAATCTTTATACAATCCTGTTTTGTAACGTCGTTTTACTTTTTTGGGAActgcattatttatatcattatcagAATTAGAATCACATGATGACGAATCACTCATTATCTGAAAACATATttagcaataataaaattcaaattatgtacatatatagttattttatttttatttcttttaatcaaaatatagctggagtattaattatgtattaattattagttataatatattttttatataaaaagaattataaaatgtaattattatgtgtacataatacattatgcacttaaaattttatgttatacactttattattttactttaattacaaaaaatatgggttgattttattaaaatatacttacccgataatgtataatatataatatatactttactTTTTCAATCAGGCTCACtttcacatatatttataaaaaagtaattgtttcATTTAGATCCCGCACCTCAAATATCGATGTAATTATGCGTATTTGACGCGATTTTGCTTAAAACGAATAAATCTGACAAGAATAAGCGTGCATCAGAAAAGCGATCGAGATACTAATCGTTATTAAAGTTGACGAATTAAGGTTAAGAAATCTGTCATACCGAAAAAGCGACGGAACACTATGCGCACGCTCTGTAGTCCCATACGCATGCTCTATGATCACGTGATGTGCTCGTGGCCGCGGCCATGATAGTGAACATTTGCAGAAAGGATCGAGTGGCGGCCGGGACACGTAAAGGCTATTCTACAATTGCGTAAGCGTGATCGTAAGTGGTTGTAAGAGTGTGTAAGGCGTCGTTGTAAAGCGGTACTTCCGGTTGTAGAGCGTGTTGTGGAAGATGGTTGAATTTCATCTTTCACGACTACAACAGATGTGAACGTAAGAGCCAACCAATCAGAGTGCTGTTCACGTCATCATGCCGCACACCGCCATAATTTACTGCACTCTGATCGGTTGCTGTAATCAAGTTTACAACGTATCTTTACTCTATTGTAGATTGATCcgttgtaaaacatttatgacTACTACTACTCCTACTCCTACAACCTTACGCTTACGCAATTGTAGAATAGCCTTAATACGCAGTATTCACATATTTGCAAGGTACACGATTATAAACACGTGTGGTGACGCTTTTGTACTTGTATTTAGTAGaaacatttagataaaaattatttctttgtttagataaaaatgtacgcttatataaaattgttatctgggaaaaataaagacaaaaaaaaaattattcccaCATCTTGCATCAAGAATTTTAAACCAGAGTcacacaagaaaattttaaagtatcaAGTGGAAGAAACAGTAGGCGAAGAACCGTATGTAGCAACGATTTTGTTACTATcaggtatatatataataaatattacaacttttattcgattttggttacgttccgtttcacgcatgatgcgtatgatgcatcgttcatcctcGTTTATCGTACGTTAGATAAACAACAAAGATGAACAATATAtcatgcgtatcatgcgtgaaacggaacgtaaTAGGCTgcacgttccgtttcacgcataatgcgcataatgcgtctttcatctttatttaacatcagataaacaacaaagatgaacaatgcattatgcgcattatgcgtgaaacggaacgcagccatagCCTTTGCCTGGTTTtgttctttgtttttatatatacatgttgcTTGTGTTATATATTAGATTCAAATGAAGaacttaaagaaataattagaacaAAAAGTGTTCGTGCTTCACCATCGTATTTGCTTGTGACAGCTTCGGATAAATCTGACAACGAGGgaaaaaaacagttaaagCGTTCAAAAACTTTTCAAGTTAGTCGTGTCCtatatatcacaaattttctgttagatttctgtttaaaaatattgtacaaattatttattatatatttttcatcaatagATGAATCGTCAGTTAAAAGAACAAGAGGAACTagtctgtaataaattatcaaagttTAAGAGTGATTTATTGCCAATAAACGTTACATTAAAAGATAAGGTAAATGAGTGAATTCATATagtataactataataaatagaaaacaaaaaatgagatAACTTAGTAATTATAGCCAAGGAATAAGTAAATGAATAGTCAACAAACTATTTGTGTTGTAAATCACAGTCTTACAACATTTCGACCACAGAATTTGATCCTTCTAAAGTGAATTAATccattatcaaaataaattattcgcagGATAACGACTGTTTACAAGCTCGTGCCAACAAATTCATAAAAGTTGTGTCTCATACTGTCAATAACGAACaagtgtataaataattacattacaaagcAGTCAAAtcagtatatattttgaaaagatgtTACAGACGTGATTTAAAAGTGTCAAGCATGGATAAAGGCGgcagaaagattttttatgcattgaTTTGTTGTTATTGACAATGAGACGCAACAACCATTATGAATTCGTTGGCACGAGTTTATGAACAGTTGTTTGTCctgcgaataatttatctttgtaaTAGATTAATTCACTTGAGAAAGACCAAATCCTATGTTCAAAATGTTATGAGACTgtgatttacaataaaatagtgTCAGTTTGTCGATCAATCTACTCATTCCTTGgttataatagaaaagttaagcttctgtacaaaatttaagttttaaatattttataggaaaATTTAGATTTGTCAAACATTACTGATACACCGCCATCACCCAAAAAATATAGAGTAACAGAAGATTTAgcacaaacaaaaataaattcatgcaAGATGACAATCTAGTCAAAGCACTAACCAAAGAAACAAACACGAGAAACGAAAAGGAGAAGTGTGGTAATGAGTCCCCAAAAAAACAGTTAAAGCATTCAAAAACTTTTCAGGTTAGTCGTGTCCtatatatcacaaattttctgttagtttctgtttaaaaatattgtataaattatttattatatatttttcatcaatagATGAATTGTCAATTAAAGAACAAGAGGAACTagtctgtaataaattatcaaacttTAAGAGTGATTTATTGCCAATGAACGCagttacattaaaagataAGGTAAATGAGTGAATTCATATAGTATtgtataactataataaatagaaaacaaaaaaagagataacTTAGTAATTATAGCCGAGGAATAAGTAAATGAATAGTCAACAAACTATTTGTGTTGTGAATCACAGTCTTACAACATTTCGACCATAGAATTTGATCCTTCTAAAGTGAATTAATCCATTAtcaagataaattattcgcagGATAACGACTGTTTACAAACTCGTGCCAACAAATTCATAAAAGTTGTGTCTCATACTGTCAATAACGAACAAGTGTATAAATGATTACATTACAAAGCAGTCAAGtcagtaaatattttgaaaagatgtTACAGACGTGATTTAAAAGTGTTAAGCATGGATAAAGGCGgcagaaagattttttatgcattaatttgtttgttattgACAATGAGACGCAACAACCTTTATGAATTCGTTGGCACGAGTTTATGAACAGTTGTTGTCctgcgaataatttatctttctaaTGGATTAATTCACTTGAGAAAGACCAAATCCTATGTTCAAAATGTTATGAGACTgtgatttacaataaaatagtgTCAGTTTGTCGATCAATCTACTCATTCCTTGGCTATAATAGAAAAGTTAAGCttctgtacaaaatttaagttttaaatattttataggaaaATTTAGATTTGTCAAACATTACT
Encoded here:
- the LOC118648154 gene encoding uncharacterized protein LOC118648154, which codes for MYAYIKLLSGKNKDKKKIIPTSCIKNFKPESHKKILKYQVEETVGEEPYVATILLLSDSNEELKEIIRTKSVRASPSYLLVTASDKSDNEGKKQLKRSKTFQMNRQLKEQEELVCNKLSKFKSDLLPINVTLKDKENLDLSNITDTPPSPKKYRVTEDLAQTKINSCKMTI
- the LOC118648153 gene encoding uncharacterized protein LOC118648153, encoding MSDSSSCDSNSDNDINNAVPKKVKRRYKTGLYKDYETHFRDNLSWVTRSKWDSFTSYEHQLAFVPESSNFSNLNNEQNRDCCIRSENNCDMRMNNNEASSNNSTAIRSPEYKPDLNIEDTFEYNEIIHINNEDEDKENEDASSVEDNSEDDDKHMSESSSNGYDSDNNEFDSDDYDANISDDETNGSFDDNTIMFEKTNLTIRDIMTLIMGFSIRFRLSDLGRQKLIELIKLIAGPEFKDINISKYRLQQRFDPPDDKINYHYYCNSCNKEILYSISKLNFKNYIKTCSKCDTNNKITLKSTNYFTSINLTYQLKMLFESPYIKQEIFNFINSVTVNQCNVDSTKIMRDVNDSKLYNKINNRNTCYLTYNISTDGAPLTNSGKRGFYPLSVQPNFVSPISRFKQILLCGILTCTKEPTSDIAQLFFSTFIDEAKLLYENGIEVTNLKNESIIVKFCPLAYCVDSVCRPILQNRMQFNGYYGCSWCYHPGCYVKEVSGIRYPLRDIDPELRSHESHLKDIKTVTLSNKRQERGVKGNTALIQIPCIDIVWSFSFDYLHTILFGIEQQLYNKWTCPKSQSMFKLRNADVKAIEKRLLSITPTQDIHRLPRSRKEKLKGAEVKTWILVYSLPCLEDILHDTALKHYSLLVRILYTLLKTTITEEELVQCEYDALKFVGYYQVYYGVESMTFNVHILLHVVQSVRQTGPLWNNSTFPFEGNIFQLKQLINGPNKMDQQIARKHLQQLHFKTGNVNYSSNIIKNYCTDIFRHKNLSTYFYCGEDVVFTGASYSKKIDGQYCRVFKKCIYNGKVFHSIKYTKVKRTNDTMIQLKSGHFGRIIDIIEKENKCYLALSKIVTFSEDPFIVTHIKKIRTEDFQNYKIVPITDVLSKIISVNINNLEFLCKLPNTFEIQ